Below is a genomic region from Hyalangium minutum.
CGCTTCGACTCCGTCGTTGGCATCGAGTACCTGGAGAACGAGTCCCCGCTCCGCACGGGCATCACGCCGTCCCTGATGGCCCGCTACACCACGGGGCACCAACTCGGGGTGAAGTCCTTCTACCGGCGGCAGTTGCCTTCCCTGTCCTCGGCGGTGTCGCTGAACGTGGCCGTCACCAACGGCAGCAGCCGCGTGGAGAGCCTCCAGACGGCGGACCTGAGCCTGACGGGATTGCCCTTCGTGAGCGCGCGGCTCGGCTACGAGCTTCAGTTGTTGCGGCTGCAGATGAAGCTGGGCCTGAGCGGACAGACGGGCGCACGCAACGATCAGAACGATGCGCATGTGCACCAGACACAGCTCGGAGCCGACGCGCGCCTCACGGCTGGGTGGTTCAGCCTGGCCGCCGAGTACGTGCGCGGACGTGACGAGGCGGGCTCGGCACCTGGGAAGCACACGGGCGTGGGGGACTTCTTCTATGCCTCGGGCTTCGCGGTGGATGGCTTCTACGGGACGCTGGCGCTCGCGGTGCCAGTGCAGGCCGAGGCACTGCGCACCACCACCGTGTACGGCCGCTATGACCGGCGCGCCGCCGAGTTCCAGGGCTTCGGGGGCATCCTGACGTCGCGCTACACCGTGGGCACGCGGCTGGATTTCTGGAGCGTGCTCTCGATCAAGGCCGAGTACCTCTTCAACCGGGAGAACGCGGGCGCGCCCCGGGTGGACAACGACGTGTTCACGGCCTCGGCCATTTACGTCTTCTGAGTGAGCCCCTGACCTGGAGTGACGTTGCTCATGCTCTCGCACCTTCGCGCCGCGCTGGCGCTCCCCATCGCGCTCCTGCTCGCCCTGCCCTCCTGGGCGGAAGAGCCATCCGAGCTGGAGTTGCCCATGCCTCCTCCTCCTTCAGGGTATCGCCTGCTTCCGATGTCTCCCGTGGAGCCCGGCCTCCCAACACCCGCGCTGGATGCCTCGCAGGTGGACGTGCGGAAGTCCCGGGCGATGCCCTCGGGGGTACTCGAAGGCACGGTGCGGGGAGGCCCCTCCGGAGCGGGAGGCGCGGTGGTGTGGCTGACGCGCGCGCAGGGAACCACGCCGAAAGCGAAGCCTGCGGCGCGTCAAGTCGTGGTCCAGCGGGGCAAGCGCTTCCTGCCGCACGTGCTCGTGATCCCCACAGGCACCGAGGTCGCCTTCGTGAACGAGGACAAGATGTTCCACAACGTGTTCTCGCTCAGCCGGCCCAGCGCGTTCGATCTGGGCCTCTATGGAGAAGGTGTGGCGCGCAGCCAGGTGTTCTCCGAGCCCGGCCCGGTGCGGCTGCTGTGCAACATCCACGCGTCCATGTCCGCCTTCATTTACGTGGTGGACTCGCCCTGGTACGCGCAGGCGGACGCGGCGGGCCGGTTCGAGCTGCGCTGGCTTCCCCCAGGCGAGTACGTGCTGCACACCTGGCACGAGACCTCCGCGAAGCCGAGCACCCAGCGCGTGACCGTGGGCGAAGGCCGCGTCGTCGTGGCGGCCACCGTGACGGGCGACGCCGAGCGCTCCGTGTTCGTTCCAGACAAGGCGGGGCGCCCCAGGCAACCGCAGATCGGCTATTGAGGCGTTCTCATGAGCGAAGACGCGGCATGGCAGCCCTACGAGGGCGGGAGCACCCTGGGCATGCAGGGCTCCCAAGGCGGGACGATCACCTGGGACGAGGCGTACGCCGAGCAGCTGCGGCTCACGCTGGAGCAGGACGAGAGCCGCTCCTTCCACGCGATCACCTGTGGCGTCTCCGGGTGGATGGTCCACACCCGCTTCTTCGGCAGCGCCACCGAGGCCATTGCCGCCTTCGAAGAGATGCGGCCAGCGCTGGTGGAGCTGCTCTCGAAGTTACCCCCGAGCGAGCCCAAGCCCCCACGCGAAGCGCTGCGTGAGGGGGGCGCCCTGCTCTCGGGGTTCATCGCGCGCTTCCCCTGACGGGGGGCTCGCGCGGCTCAGTACACGACGAGCGGATGCGGGATGTAGTAGCTGACGATGCTCAGCACGGGGACGCGCGGCCCCTCATCGTCCTCGTCCAGGGCGCCGGAGGTGGTCCGCATCCCATCGAACCGCGCGAGGATGACGAAGTCCCGGCCCGGCGACAGGAACGGATCGGCCTTCGGCAGCCGCCCGAGCGCCTCGCGGCCCGTGTCGCTGGAGATGTTGTCGTAGCGGAGCACCGTCTTGCTGTCCCGGGTCGTCTTGTCCTTGGACAGCGAGCCGTTGACGTTGCCACCCACCAGCGTCGTCTCTCCGGTCAGGTTGCCGGCGGTCGTCGACCGGGCGTCCCGCCGGGAAGCGATGCCCACCTGCTGCTCGGTGCCGACAGAGCCGAGCCCCTGCTCGACGAGCCACACCGTGGGCTTCTCCTCCGCGATGCGAACATCCCCCACCTGGGCCCGGACGAGGATGAAGCGCCCCTTGTACGTGTCCGGCTGAGCCATGGCCGCGGCCAGGGAGAAGATGGGCAGCCGCTGCTCGTTCAGCAGGCGGAGATCGCCCTCCACGCTGCCGCCCCGCTGGGCCACCACCTTGGCGATCAGCGCCGCGGCACCCGGACGGGAGCGCAGCTCCTGGCTCCACGTGCCGCTCATCAGCGCCTGGAGCGAGGTGAACGGCGTGCCATCCACACAGGCCTTGAGCGCCGTCCACGCGTCATCGCGCGAGAGGGGCAGGTAGCGCCGGGCTTGGCGCTCGCACTCGTTGGGGTTCGGGTACTGCGCGGCGAACCTCTGCGCGTTGAGGGGATCCGGAGGGAGCTCGGAGGTGCGCGGGGCCACTTCGGACGGCTGCTCGCGGACATCCTCCACCTGGGTCCGGGAGGACGCGCACCCCGACAGGGCGAGTGCGCAGAGCAGAGTCCAGGCCTGACGGGAGGCCGGCTTCTTCGAAGGCATGAAGGTATCTCGGTACATGGAAACCTCTTTCCCGTGGACTACAGGGAGGCCGAGCCACGGCTCGGCGGAGACTTGGGAGCGGGAACCGCGGTCTTGCCCACGGAGGCCGCCATCTGGGTCTCCTGCAGCACCCCTGAGATGGCGCGGTAGCAGGCCCGCGCGGCCGGAGCAAAGCGCCCCTTCGCGTCAACGATGGGCGAGGTGCCCTCCAGGCCGCACCGCTCCGCGGCGGCGGCGTACTTCTTCTCGCACGTGGTGGCGAGGTTGCGATCCGGCTTGCCCTCGGTCGACGAGGACTTCGAGGACTCGGCGCACAGCGTCCGGGCCATGTCCTGGATCGTGCGGATGTTGCTGGCAGCCTGATCCTTGTTGGGCTCGGCGGGCGTCAGCTCGGCTTCGAAGACGCACTCCTTGCCGGACCGCAGCGTGTCCGCGGTGCAGGACCAGGCGGTGGGAGACTCGTCGGCCACCGGAGGGGCCTCGAGGGACTGAGCAGAAGCGGCGCCCGAGCCATCATTCGGCGCCGCGCCCAACAGCAGCGAGAGGAACACAACGGAGATCATGGAGCGACAGCGTAGGCCCGGCCCGGCCCGCGCTCAATCGCCTCGGCCGCAGAGTGTTGCTCCGACGTCTCGCAGGTTT
It encodes:
- a CDS encoding cupredoxin domain-containing protein, with product MLSHLRAALALPIALLLALPSWAEEPSELELPMPPPPSGYRLLPMSPVEPGLPTPALDASQVDVRKSRAMPSGVLEGTVRGGPSGAGGAVVWLTRAQGTTPKAKPAARQVVVQRGKRFLPHVLVIPTGTEVAFVNEDKMFHNVFSLSRPSAFDLGLYGEGVARSQVFSEPGPVRLLCNIHASMSAFIYVVDSPWYAQADAAGRFELRWLPPGEYVLHTWHETSAKPSTQRVTVGEGRVVVAATVTGDAERSVFVPDKAGRPRQPQIGY